One part of the Oncorhynchus clarkii lewisi isolate Uvic-CL-2024 chromosome 7, UVic_Ocla_1.0, whole genome shotgun sequence genome encodes these proteins:
- the LOC139412791 gene encoding vesicle transport protein SFT2B-like isoform X2: protein MDKLKKVLSGQDGNNDDGDILQAANQASTLGWGTRMKGFIACFVLGVLCSILGTCLLWIPRVGLILFAVLYTLGNVASLCSTMFLMGPLNQLKRMCAKERALATAIMLTCLVLTMCSAFWWKNNGLALLFCILQFLAFAWYGLSYIPFARDAVIKAFSVCLK, encoded by the exons ATGGACAAACTAAAGAAAGTTTTGAGTGGCCAAGATGGCAACAATGATGACGGCGACATATTGCAA GCGGCGAACCAAGCCTCCACCCTGGGCTGGGGCACGCGCATGAAGGGCTTTATCGCATGTTTCGTGCTCGGGGTCTTGTGTTCCATTCTG GGGACATGCTTGCTGTGGATTCCAAGGGTTGGTCTGATTCTGTTTGCCGTGCTGTACACACTTGGCAATGTTGCCTCTCTGTGCAG cactatgttcctgATGGGACCCCTTAATCAGCTGAAGAGGATGTGTGCCAAAGAAAGAGCACTGGCCACAGCTATCATGCTG ACCTGTCTGGTGCTAACTATGTGTTCTGCTTTCTGG tggaAGAATAATGGTCTAGCCTTACTCTTCTGTATTCTACAGTTTCTGGCCTTCGCTTG GTATGGCCTGTCCTACATTCCATTCGCAAG GGATGCCGTGATAAAggccttctctgtctgtctgaagtga